The Streptomyces sp. NL15-2K genome contains a region encoding:
- a CDS encoding helix-turn-helix transcriptional regulator — protein MPQSTVRARELGELLRSRRERLQPADVGLPTGTRRRTRGLRREEVAQLAAISSTYYTYLEQGRDVRPSRQVLDSLSAALRLDATERSHIHQLIHGAPPAETPAVAETLSPAVVSLVDRLDPCPAYVTGRCWDVLASNRAARALWTDWPARPPEARNLLWWMFTDPGARQVMVDWPAEASALLGRFRTAAARHPGDPGFSTLLERLHGASPEVRSWWPQYRVVPLSSGTKRLRHPVLGEIELEHVVLQLADDPERKLVTFTATAQDQARISQLL, from the coding sequence ATGCCCCAGTCCACGGTCCGGGCCAGGGAGCTGGGAGAGCTGCTCCGCTCCCGCCGGGAGCGGCTTCAGCCAGCGGATGTCGGTCTGCCCACGGGGACTCGGCGCCGGACCCGCGGTCTGCGCCGGGAAGAGGTGGCCCAACTCGCGGCCATTTCCTCGACGTACTACACCTACCTGGAGCAGGGCCGCGACGTGCGTCCCTCCCGCCAGGTGCTCGACTCCCTCTCAGCGGCCCTGCGGCTCGACGCCACCGAGAGGAGTCATATCCACCAACTCATCCACGGAGCCCCACCCGCCGAAACACCCGCCGTCGCTGAAACGCTCTCACCTGCCGTCGTCTCGCTCGTCGACCGGCTCGACCCATGCCCGGCCTATGTCACCGGCCGATGCTGGGACGTGCTGGCCTCCAACCGGGCCGCCCGCGCATTGTGGACCGACTGGCCCGCCCGGCCACCGGAAGCCCGCAACCTGCTCTGGTGGATGTTCACCGACCCGGGCGCCCGTCAGGTGATGGTCGACTGGCCGGCCGAAGCATCCGCACTGCTCGGCCGATTCCGCACGGCCGCGGCACGACACCCAGGCGACCCCGGCTTCAGCACGTTGCTCGAGCGTCTGCACGGGGCGAGCCCCGAGGTGAGGAGCTGGTGGCCCCAGTACAGAGTCGTCCCCCTGAGCTCCGGCACCAAGCGGCTGCGTCATCCCGTCCTCGGGGAGATCGAGTTGGAGCACGTTGTGCTCCAACTCGCCGACGATCCCGAGCGGAAACTGGTCACCTTCACCGCCACCGCCCAGGACCAGGCTCGGATCTCCCAGCTGTTGTAG